The Allocoprobacillus halotolerans nucleotide sequence GAAAAAAGCGGGAATATATCAAGTTGTTGTAAAAGCTGTGGATAAAAATCAAAATAAAAGTGAAAAAACTTTAAAGGTTACAGTCAAAGAAAAACCAAAAGAAGAAGTCACATCAAATCATCAAACATCATCAACGGCTTCTTCATCTTCGACTTCGTCATCGACAACACAATATGTGGCTTCGCCTAATAATCGTGTGATTGTGATTGATCCAGGACATCAAGGCAAAGGCAATAGTTCTTTAGAACCAATAGGACCAGGTGCTTCTACGAAAAAAGCTAAAGTAGCTGGAGGAGCAACCGGTACTTCAACAAAGATTCCTGAATCCAAAACAACATTAGAAATTGGTTTGAGATTAAAAAGTGAATTACAAGCACGAGGATATACAGTGATTATGACAAGAACAAGCCAAAGTGTGAATATTTCTAACAAGGAACGTGCCATGATTGGCAACAACAACAATGCGGCTGCAGTGATTCATTTACATTGTGATGGAGCGGGATCAAGTGCGAGAGGGGCACATACAATTGCTCCTGCAAAAAACAATCCTTATTGTCCATCTATTTATAGTGCCTCTTCAAAACTTGCAAAAAATGTCATTAACTCTTATTGTGCAAAAACAGGTTTAAAAAATAGAGGGGTATCTTATCGTAATGATTTATCTGGTATTAACTGGAGTGAAGTACCATCTATTTATATTGAAATGGGATTTATTACAAATCCTACCGAAGATAAATTATTAAATGATGATGCTTTTCAAACAAAATGTGCTCAAGGCATTGCAGATGGAATAGATGCTTATTTTTAAGGGGTGAAGATGATACGTTATCGTTCTCAAATTGGTGTTTTATGGATGATAGTTATAGGTGTTATGATTTATACAAACATAATTCTCATTAAACCATTAATAGAAGATTTTTCTTGGTTAGGATTTTCGATTGTATTGATAATTTTAGGTATTGTTGATGTGATTATGATAAGTATGACTGTTCAGACATATTATGAGTTTCATGATGATTATTTATGTGTTCAATGTGGATTCTTCTGTCATGAAGAAATTCCTTATCAAGATGTCCGTTCTTTTAAAGAAACACATAATCCATTATCATCAATGGGGTTATCATTAGATCGCATAGATATTATTTATAAAGCCCAAAAAGGTAGAAATGGAAATAGTGAAGTTTTGATTTCTCCTGTTAAAAAACAGGAATTTATCAAAGAACTGGAAAAGCGTACCAAAATATTTATCACAAAGTAGTCTGTCAAAGACTGCTTTTTGTTTGTTGATAACGATAAAAAAGTTGTAAAATAAGAAAAACTTTGTAGACATTTATAGTGAAATTGATTAGAATAGGTGTGTAAATTGATTGATAAAGGAGATAGAAACGATATGAGTGGTTTTTTTGGGGTAGCATCACAAAATGATTGTGTTATGGATTTGTTTTTGGAGTTGATTATCATTCGCATTTAGGAACAAGAAGGGGTGGAATGGCTGTTTACGGAAAAGAAGGTTTCCAACGTTCTATTCATAATATTGAAAATTCACCTTTTAGAACAAAGTTTGATAAAGATGTTGAAGAATTTGCAGGTAATATTGGGATTGGATGTATTTCTGATAGTGAAGCCCAACCATTATTGGTCAATTCGCATTTAGGGTCTTTTGCGATTACAACAGTGGGAAGAATTAACAACTTAGATGAATTAAGAACATTATGTTTTGAACAGGGCAAAACGCATTTCTTAGAAATGAGTGGTGGAGAAATCAATCCTACAGAAATGGTTGCGGCATTAATTAATCAAAAGAATCTATTGTTGAAGGGATTCAACATGCACAAAAGTTAGTGAAAGGTTCTATGAGTATTTTAGTGATGACAAGTGAAGGAATCTATTGTGCAAGAGATAAATTAGGAAGAACACCTGTTATTATTGGTCGTAAGGATGATGCATATTGTGTGACTTTTGAAAGTTCGGCTTTCTTAAATTTAGGATATCATCATTATAAAGACTTAGGTTCTGGAGAAATTGGATTTATTTATCCTCATGGCTTTACTCAAAAGTAAAACCAAATGATCAAATGAAGATTTGTTCATTCTTATGGGTTTATTATGGTTATCCAACATCAACATATGAAGGTGTGAATGTCGAAAAGATGCGTTATGACTGTGGTAGTATGCTAGCAAAACGTGATCAAAGAACAGTGAATCCAGATAGTGTGGCTGGTGTTCCTGATTCAGGACTTGCCCATGCGATTGGATATGCGAATGAATCTGGTATCCCATTTGCAAGACCATTCATTAAATATACACCAACTTGGCCTCGTTCATTTATGCCACAAAGTCAAGGTCAAAGAAATTTAATTGCGAAAATGAAATTAATTCCTGTGAAAGAATTAATTAAAAATAAAAGCCTGTTATTAATTGATGACTCTATTGTAAGAGGAACACAATTAAGAGAAACAACAGAATTTTTATATCAATCAGGAGCTAAAGAAGTTCATGTAAGACCAGCATGTCCACCTATTTTATATGGATGTAAGTATTTGAATTTCTCACGTTCTAATTCAGAATTAGATTTAATCACAAGACGTGTCATTAAAGATTTAGAACAAGGTGAAGTGACTGATGAAGTATTGGCAGAATATGCAAATCCTGATAGTGAAAAATATCAAGCAATGTTAGATGAAATCTGTAAGAGATTAAAATTTACTTCTTTAAGATACCATCGTTTAGATGATTTGATTGAATCTATTGGTATTGAACCATGTCATTTATGTACATATTGTTGGGATGGTAAAGAATAGAGTAAAGGCAGGACGTATAATGCGTTCTGTTTTTTATTTCCTATTGTTTTTCAAGAAGTGTTCATGTACAATAAAACAACGAGGAGAGAAGCATGGATAGAGTAAAACAAATAGAACAAAGTATTATTAAAAAATATCGTAAACCAATATGGCGAAAGTTTGTCAAAGCAATTCAAACATACGATTTGATACAACCTGATGATAAAATTGCAGTCTGTATATCTGGTGGAAAAGATTCAATGTTGATGGCTAAATTATTACAGGAAATTAAGCGTCATGGACAATTTGATTTTGGATTGGTGTTTTTATCGATGGATCCTGGATATAATGAAAAAAATCGTAGGAAAATTGAAGAAAATGCAAAAATAATGGGGATACCCGTACAATTTTTGAATCAGATATTTTTAAAGTTGTAACAAATATTGAAAAATCACCATGTTATTTATGTGCAAGGATGCGTCGTGGTTTTTTATATGCGAAGGCGAAAGAAATTGGATGTAATAAGATTGCTTTAGGACATCACTATGATGATGTGATTGAAACAATTTTGATGGGTATGTTTTATGGTTCACAAATTCAAACGATGATGCCTAAACTTCATAGTACTAATTTTGAAGGAATGGAATTAATTAGGCCGATGTATTTGATTGAAGAAAAAGATATTATTCATTGGTGTCAATATAATGATTTATCATTTATTCAATGTGCTTGTCGTTTTACAGAAGAAATGGAGGAACTAGGAGAAGTCCATCATACTTCTAAACGAGAAGAAATGAAGAACTTATTAAAATATTTAGAAACAATGAATCCTAATGTGAAAAAGAATGTTTTTAAAAGTGTAGAAAATGTCAATTTGGCAACCATTATTTCATATAGTGATGAAACAGGTAAACATCATTTTTTAGATGATTACAATAAAGGAGAATAAAATGTTTTCAAGATTTGAATTATTAGTAGGTCATGATTGTATGGATAGACTGAGTCAAGCCCATGTGATTGTTTTTGGAGTAGGTGGCGTTGGTGGATATGTCGTAGAAGCATTGGTAAGAAGTGGAATTGGACATATTACCATTGTTGATAATGATACAGTTTCACTGTCTAATTTAAATCGTCAGATTATTGCTACACAAGAGACTATTGGTAAAAAGAAAGTCGAAGTGATGAAAGAAAGAATTTTATCTATCAATCCCGATTGTGATGTTCATACTTTAGAGATGTTCTATTTACCAGAAAATGCAGATAGAATTGATTTAACACAATATGATTATGTTGTAGATGCCATTGATACCATCACATCAAAGATTGAACTAGCAATGCGTTGTGATCAAAAGATTCCTTTAATGAGTTCAATGGGAACAGGCAATAAAATGAATCCTGCTTTACTAGAAGTCAGTGACCTTTATAAAACTTCTGTCTGCCCACTTGCCAAAGTCATGCGTAGGGAATTAAAGAAAAGACAAATCAAACATTTAAAAGTTGTATATTCTAAAGAAGTTCCTATAAAACCTCAAAAATCAAATGAACAAACCAATAAAAGAACTGTACCTGGAAGTACTTCTTTTGTACCTTCTAGTGCAGGATTATTAATAGCGAGTGAAGTTGTGAAAGATTTGTTGAAATAAACAAATCTTTTTTTCACATTTGTTAGAAATAGGCATATGTTAAATTGAGGTGTAAAACATGCGAGATCAGCTTCAATCTTATATTTATACAGAAAAATTTTTGGCTCAACTCTATCGTCGTGCAGCCGCTTTAGCTTCATCACAGGATGAAACAGAGGCATTATTGAGATTTGCTCAAAATGCTGAACAAAATGCTGTTTTTTTAAATCATTTTTATAAACTAGAATATGGTATTAATTTTGATCCAATGGTTCCGGATGTGAATTTACAGGGTGGATACCGAGCTGTATTAAATGAAATTTTAAAATTAGAAATTAGTTCATTCTTACAATATCGTACCAACACTTATAATCAAGGAAATACTGATTTTAGAGAAACAATGAGAGCTATTTCTGATACAAAGTTAGGACATATTTTAACGACTCTAGCCATTATTACAAATTTAAATACGCCACCACAGACAACAGAATAAAACAGTTTTATATGAAAATGAACTTCTTTCTTATGTTAAAGAGGTTCATTTTAACATTGACTTTTATATTTTAACTTTATAAATGTTAAAATATAAATAGGAAAGTTAAATAAAGTCAACTATGTGATTATATAAGAGTTATTATCCAAGTAAAGATGTATAACTCTTTTTTATTCTCTTAAAAAGCGACAAAGTCTATTATGTAAATATTCCTTTTATTTTTTAAAAGTGCTATACTAAACATACGAGGAGGAAAAATAATGGGAACTGTTTATACAAATAATAATTCAAAGAAGTATTGGATTATTGGGGGCGTGGTTGCTGTAGTGGCTGTTGTTGCAGTGGTTTTATTCTTTTTATTATCAGGCAATAATGACGAAAAAAAGCTCAAAGATTTTTATACATTAATTTCAGAAAAGAAATATGATGAAATGTATGAATGTTTAAGTGAAGAATCTCAAAAAACATATGACAAAGAAACATTTATAGCAAGAAATCAAAATATTTATGAGGGAGTAGAAGCGAGTCAATTCAGTATTGAGGTAACTGATGAAGCAGATCATCAATTAACTTATACTGTGAAAATGAGTACTGTGGCTGGTGAAGTTTCTTTTGAAAATAAAACAATGATTGAAGATGGGAAAATTGTATGGAATGATTCATTTATTTTCCCAAATTTAACATCTTCAGATAAAGTCAGAGTGTCAGAAGATGAAGCTAATCGTGGACAGATCTTAGACCGTAATGGGAAGATGCTTGCAGGTGTAGGAAAAGCTTATTCTGTTGGTTTAGTCAGAGGAAAATTGAATGGTGAAAATGACTATGATAAATTAGCTGATTTATTGTCATTAACAAAAGAAAGTATCCAAAAAACTATGAGTGCATCTTGGATTAAAGATGATTCTTTTGTTCCATTGACAACAATTCCATCAACAGATACACAATTAGAAAATCAATTATTACAAATACCAGGTGTTCAATTAAATACAGAAGAAGTGCGTAGTTATCCTTATGGAGAAGTGACATCACATTTAACAGGGTATATGCAAAAAGTAACAGCTGAAGATTTAGAAAAACATCAAGGTGAAGGTTATACAGAAAATTCTATGATTGGTAGAAGTGGTATTGAAGCTGCTTATGAAAAAGAATTAAAAGGAACAAATGGTGCGACTATCTCTATTATTGATGAAACAGGAAGTACTAAGGGTACTGTAGCAAAGCAAGAAAAGCAAGATGGACAAGATATTACTCTTACAATTGATGTTAATTTACAAAAAGATTTATACAATGCATTTGAAAAGGATCAAAGTGCCTCAGTCGCAATAAATCCAACAAATGGTGAAGTTCTTGCATTAGTGAGTACTCCATCATTTGATAGTAACGATTTCATTTATGGATTCTCAACTGAAGAATGGGATGCTTTAAACAATGATAAAGCTCAACCATTAACGAATCGTTTTAGATCAACTTGGGTACCAGGTTCAACAATGAAATCAATTACTGCGGCTATTGGATTAGAAACGAATTCATTAGATTCATCTAAAGATTTTGGGGCAGAAATGAAATGGCAGAAAGATTCTAGTTGGGGAGATTATTATGTCACAACATTACATGCACCTAATCCGAATCATTTAAAGAATGCTTTGATTTATTCTGATAATGTTTATTTTGCAAAAGCTGCATTAGAAATAGGAAAAGATAATCTTGAAAAAGGATATAAGTCTTTAATGATTGGTGAAGATATTCCTTTTGAATTAGCTTTAACAAAATCTCAATATACAAGTGATTCATTTGATAATGATATCCAGATTGCTGATAGTGGTTATGGTCAAGGACAAATCTTAATGAATCCCGTTCAAATGGCTTCTATTTATAGTTCATTGATGAATGATGGAAAAATGATGACGCCTCATGTTGTTAAATCAACAGAATCATCTGTTTGGGCTGAGCCATTCTCAAAAGAAACAACTGATGAAATAAAAGCTGATTTAATTCAAGTTGTAGAAGATAATAATGGTACGGCTAATAGCTTAAAAAATAACCAATATCAACTTGCAGCAAAAACAGGAACTGGAGAAATTAAAGCTTCACAAGATGATACAACAGGAACTGAAATTGGTTGGTTATCAGTGGCTTCTACTGATTCATCAAAACCTATTGTCATTACAACAATGGTAGAAGACGTTAAAAATCGTGGTGGAAGTGGATATGTTGTAAGTCATGTCAAACAACCATTAATGTCATATTTACAAAAATAAAAACGGAGCAATCCGTTTTTTGTTGTGTAACAAAAAGTTATTGATAAAGAAAATAGTTGTTTGATAGAATGAGTACAAGGAGGAAAAATTATGAAAAAATTAATAACTACTATTTTTGCATTAACTTTATTATTTGGAGGAACATTTATTCATGTACATGATGAAAATTGTGGATATGATTCCCAAGCAAAAACAGGTTGTATTTATGAGGAAGTAGAACCATTTAAACATGAAGGACCTAAAGGATAAAGAAAGAAGTGTATATTGTGAATAAACAATTTGGTGGTATCATAAAAATAAATAGGATTCAACATCGTTTAACTTTAAGATATATAAGTCATATGACTGGATTATCTAGTGGTTATTTGAGTCGTGTTGAAAGAAATAAGGAAGAAATATCTTTTGAGAATGTTCAAAAGATATTTTCCTTAATGAATGTAAAACTATATGATAATCATATTGATGGAGAGTTTGAAAGTGGTTTTTATCGGTTTATAAATGATGTTATATATATGAATGATTTTCAAGAATCATTTTCTAAGTTGGAACAATATAAAAAACAAATATGTAGTTCGTTTTCGTATATAAAATATTTATTGGCTGAAATGATTTATAAAGTAAATACAGAAAATATTGTCAAAATACAAGATTACTTTTATTTAGAAGATTATTTTGATTATTTAGAGGATTATCAAAAAGTGTTATATTATGAATATATCGGATTGTTCTTTTATAATAAGTTCTGAAGTATCCGAGTGAAGGATACGGAAGAACTCAATGGGCATTTCCCGCAGCTTGCTGCGTAATGCCGAACGAAGTATGATATAATAAATTGTGTAAAACAATTTATTATATCATACGAGAGTGAGGGCGATGCTAATGGGAAATAGTCAATTTATACATCTATCACATAATGTGAGTAATCTTGTTTACCACATTGTCTGTCCGGCAAAATATCGTCGCGTAGTATTTGATGATTCTGTTGAAGAACATCTGAAGCAAATTTGCCTTGGGATAGAACTGAGATATGATTATATACATTTTCTTGAAATAGGGGCAGACAAAGATCATGTGCATTTTCTTGTTCAAAGTACACCTGAGTATGCTCCTTCAAAATTGGTAAAAATCATAAAAAGTATAACTGCAAGGCAAATATTTGTTGAGTGTCCGCAAGTCAAAAAACAACTATGGGGAGGACAATTCTGGAGCGACGGATATTTTATCGCATCTGTCGGTAAAAATCAAAACGAAAAAGTAATCAGAGAATATGTGAAAGAACAGGGTAAACAAGATACGGAATATAAGCAGTTGTATTTGAGTATATGATAGCATCGCATAAGCGAAGCGTGAAGATACCCGGGTCTTGACCCGGGGAGCTTCATTGGATCTGTATATAATGAGGCTATAAAATATTATGATAAAGCCTTAATGTTTCAAGGGAATGACTACACCAAAGCAATGCTGAATTATCATAGAAGTGCAAGTTTAACTTTTGTAGGAAATCTAATGGAGGCATTGAATTGTGCATTAGAGGCTAAAGAATTATTTGCAGAACAATTGAATATTAAAAGGTTAGCTTATATATTATTTCAAATGGCAATTATTTATGATCATAGAAAAGAATTTTCAAAAAGTGAAGTGTTAAATTTAAGATGTATAAAATTATTTAGTGATTTAAATATGAATGATGCAGTGAATGGCTCTTATAATAATTTGATTTGGAGTTATATATGTTCATTTCAGTTTGAAAAAATTATTAATATAAAAGAAGAAGTTTTAAAAAATACGAATAATGATATAAGAATCTTATTTTATATATCATATACTTACTATAAATTAAAGAATTTGAAAGAAGCGAAAAAATATATAAAAGAAGCCAAAAAGAATGTATCATTGCTTGAAGATGTCTATTTTATAGATATGATTAATGCTTTTTATATTTTATTGTTTGGTTCGAGTTATCAAAGAAAAGAAAAATATTTATTAAAAGCATATAAAACAGCAAAAAGAATTGAAACAGTAGAAGTATGTATATTTGTATTAGAAATCTTAAAAGATTTCTATAAAGAACATAATGAATATATAAAATGTATTGAATGTTTTGAATCTATGATGGAGTTTTATAAAAATGTGAAATAAAATGCTCAAAATTTGTGTAATATTTTACAAAAATTAGTATTTTTTATAAGTGATTAGTACAAAAATTGTGCAAAAATACACAATTGAAAATAAGTCTATAAAAAGGTACATTTGAAATATAAGATAATTCATATATGAAAAATATCTTTAAAGAAAAAGGTGGACTTATTTAATGAAAAAACTATTAGGATTATTATTTGCAGGGACAATGCTTTTTGCTGGAATTGGAACTGTACAAGCATTGGATAGTCAGCCAAGAGGACCGCAGTTAGATCCTGTGACAAAAACAGCAACAAAAGATTGTAAAGTTGGTTCACTACGATTATTTACCTTGAAACATACAGCAAGATTTATTCCCAACAATTTAGGTACAGCTTGTTCTGTGCAAAATCACAGTATAAGTGCTATTAACCTTTCTTCAAAATTACAAAATAATGTAATTATTTCAAAAACGGTGTCAGCAGATGGTTTTACTTGTAATGGAAGGGGATATACACTGTATAATTCAAAAAATCGTTGGGCTTTTACGGAATTAGAGTACTAAAAGCGGTAGTCAAGGCAAATATGTCTTGGCTATTTTATATTGAAATATAAAATAGTGATATATTATAATATAATCAATTTATAAATCAAGGTTAAGGAGAATCATATGTTAGAAGTAAAAAATATCAATATATCTTTTCAAAGAAATATATTCAATAATGCCAATATTAAGTTTTATGATTCATGTATTCATGCGATTGTTGGGAAAAGTGGCTCAGGAAAGACAACATTTCTAAGAAGTATCATTCAGGATTCTTCTCGTGTACAAATGGAAATATCATATAATGAAGAAGTAATCAGTGAAAAAGATGAGTTTGTCAGAAAGCATATTGGTTATGTGGATCAGCTCGGAAGCTATTTCCCTAATATGTCTATCAAACAGCATTTTTCTTTCTATGCCAAGATGAAAGGTGAAAAGATAAGTGTTCA carries:
- a CDS encoding N-acetylmuramoyl-L-alanine amidase, coding for MKNKKWMMIVLSVIVVIGGCIGGYIWYQNDQKQKILDSIQLTFTDQTVIEYGSECHGEDLVDKQSGELMAPTIDTMKIGKQTLEYKLSKGELSKTFTHEIEIKDTQLPEIKLSKESVSLAYGDTFEMKKYVESVKDKVDGDLTYVSYDKVTDDQTGYYTYQNKVNTKKAGIYQVVVKAVDKNQNKSEKTLKVTVKEKPKEEVTSNHQTSSTASSSSTSSSTTQYVASPNNRVIVIDPGHQGKGNSSLEPIGPGASTKKAKVAGGATGTSTKIPESKTTLEIGLRLKSELQARGYTVIMTRTSQSVNISNKERAMIGNNNNAAAVIHLHCDGAGSSARGAHTIAPAKNNPYCPSIYSASSKLAKNVINSYCAKTGLKNRGVSYRNDLSGINWSEVPSIYIEMGFITNPTEDKLLNDDAFQTKCAQGIADGIDAYF
- a CDS encoding PH domain-containing protein; this translates as MIRYRSQIGVLWMIVIGVMIYTNIILIKPLIEDFSWLGFSIVLIILGIVDVIMISMTVQTYYEFHDDYLCVQCGFFCHEEIPYQDVRSFKETHNPLSSMGLSLDRIDIIYKAQKGRNGNSEVLISPVKKQEFIKELEKRTKIFITK
- a CDS encoding tRNA lysidine(34) synthetase; translated protein: MRRGFLYAKAKEIGCNKIALGHHYDDVIETILMGMFYGSQIQTMMPKLHSTNFEGMELIRPMYLIEEKDIIHWCQYNDLSFIQCACRFTEEMEELGEVHHTSKREEMKNLLKYLETMNPNVKKNVFKSVENVNLATIISYSDETGKHHFLDDYNKGE
- a CDS encoding tRNA threonylcarbamoyladenosine dehydratase produces the protein MFSRFELLVGHDCMDRLSQAHVIVFGVGGVGGYVVEALVRSGIGHITIVDNDTVSLSNLNRQIIATQETIGKKKVEVMKERILSINPDCDVHTLEMFYLPENADRIDLTQYDYVVDAIDTITSKIELAMRCDQKIPLMSSMGTGNKMNPALLEVSDLYKTSVCPLAKVMRRELKKRQIKHLKVVYSKEVPIKPQKSNEQTNKRTVPGSTSFVPSSAGLLIASEVVKDLLK
- a CDS encoding penicillin-binding transpeptidase domain-containing protein is translated as MGTVYTNNNSKKYWIIGGVVAVVAVVAVVLFFLLSGNNDEKKLKDFYTLISEKKYDEMYECLSEESQKTYDKETFIARNQNIYEGVEASQFSIEVTDEADHQLTYTVKMSTVAGEVSFENKTMIEDGKIVWNDSFIFPNLTSSDKVRVSEDEANRGQILDRNGKMLAGVGKAYSVGLVRGKLNGENDYDKLADLLSLTKESIQKTMSASWIKDDSFVPLTTIPSTDTQLENQLLQIPGVQLNTEEVRSYPYGEVTSHLTGYMQKVTAEDLEKHQGEGYTENSMIGRSGIEAAYEKELKGTNGATISIIDETGSTKGTVAKQEKQDGQDITLTIDVNLQKDLYNAFEKDQSASVAINPTNGEVLALVSTPSFDSNDFIYGFSTEEWDALNNDKAQPLTNRFRSTWVPGSTMKSITAAIGLETNSLDSSKDFGAEMKWQKDSSWGDYYVTTLHAPNPNHLKNALIYSDNVYFAKAALEIGKDNLEKGYKSLMIGEDIPFELALTKSQYTSDSFDNDIQIADSGYGQGQILMNPVQMASIYSSLMNDGKMMTPHVVKSTESSVWAEPFSKETTDEIKADLIQVVEDNNGTANSLKNNQYQLAAKTGTGEIKASQDDTTGTEIGWLSVASTDSSKPIVITTMVEDVKNRGGSGYVVSHVKQPLMSYLQK
- a CDS encoding helix-turn-helix domain-containing protein, which codes for MNKQFGGIIKINRIQHRLTLRYISHMTGLSSGYLSRVERNKEEISFENVQKIFSLMNVKLYDNHIDGEFESGFYRFINDVIYMNDFQESFSKLEQYKKQICSSFSYIKYLLAEMIYKVNTENIVKIQDYFYLEDYFDYLEDYQKVLYYEYIGLFFYNKF
- the tnpA gene encoding IS200/IS605 family transposase — protein: MGNSQFIHLSHNVSNLVYHIVCPAKYRRVVFDDSVEEHLKQICLGIELRYDYIHFLEIGADKDHVHFLVQSTPEYAPSKLVKIIKSITARQIFVECPQVKKQLWGGQFWSDGYFIASVGKNQNEKVIREYVKEQGKQDTEYKQLYLSI